GTATAGTTAAACTTGATTATAACGAGTATAAATCAGTTAATAGGTGAGGCAATGATCCGAAACATAACAAAATACTCAAAGAATGAATACAGTATGTTCCAGACACGTTATTACATAtaccgtaaagctccaaattaaACCTTAAGGAATATTTATGTGTATATGTTTCGCTAGTTGAATGTGTAAATGTaaacgttcgaatactttcgtgtatGAGTGTATCTTCGTCGGAGGAGCTAAAGTTACTCGAGAAATAGCCGAGAGATGCGACAGCAATCGGAGGAAGACAACAAAGATTTGCGCGGAGTAAACGAGAAAGGTAAGGATAGTTAGAAAAAGGGGAAGGAAGAGGGGAAGGGAAACGATGAGACAGAGCAGCGGAGAAGGGGAAACGAGCGAGCAAACTATGGAGGGAGGGATAGCAAGAGAGATAAAAAAAGACAGTGCAACGGAGAATAGGAATGGGATGCGATGGCGACGGGTATGGCAGGGGTAGGTCTCACTAGGCGGGCTAACCCGCTGGCGGTATTGGCAGGTATGGCGATGAGCGCACGGGAAGTCTATCGTCGCGTTGCAATGAACGAGTGAAATATAACAACGCCCTCGAGGTAGGCCGTGGCCGTCACGAAATCGATCACGAGAACAACGCTAAGTCGGGTCGCAAGGAAAGTCGCGCGAACGCGAAACCAATGCacggatggagtaatacgaacgCGAACGGTGCCGATTCGATGACATGTATTGTCTTGCGAGCGTGCTAATCGCCGTCGTGGTCGGTTCGCTGGGAACGAATCATCCCCGAACGGTGATCGCGTTTGCCAatggtaaaataaatttaatcaaCGTCGCGAAGTGTTGCGAACTCAAGGAGCTTCTCGTCGACGACACGTGCACGCCATTGGCGGAAACGAACGAGACGGAGTGGCGACCGGAATTCGTGGAGGAAAAGGTGAACGGTATCTCGCGAAGCAGACAGGTTGAACCGAAATATCAGCTAAAGATCGGAAGGCCAAAGTGTCAGCCAAACGAGCGCCAATGGAAGGTATACGACACCGGGGAGGATCGATTAGCGATATTGACGACCGGTGTGTTGCGACACTACACCACCGATCCGACGAAAAAAACCAACGAGAACAAAGGTGTTTACGGACTCGATTCTACGGTATCAATGGACGAGGATGATCTCGACACGGTGTCCATTCATTACGATTACCAATTCGGTCACTATTGCGCCGATAAAGCAAGTTTAACCAGAGATCGGCTTGTAACGACATACGCTATGATCTGCGTACCCGACGTAGTTGTCACATGGAGCGATACAAATTATTTGATGAGACACGCGATCGATCCTGCCTTTCATGCAATATCGATAGCTAGTTACCTGATTGTCGCTGTTGTCTATTTCGTCTTGCCGCAGTTGCGTGATCTCGTGGGAAACATGATAACCAGCATGACTTTGTGCCTTATAGCCGGTCAATGTGCCTCTATGGTTAGAATATTCACGGAGTTTGGCAATCACATCAGTTTTATGGTTGCCGGtacgataaaaaaaataaatttctttcttCAATCGAATAATACGTTGAACAGTAATATTATTTTtgcgagaaacagtcaatgatcccGCGTAAACCCATTTCCCGCCATTTTCTTTCCATTTCCCGCTTTTATATGCATCTCTCACTGACACTTGTTCAACTTGGAGAGGTTAAATCCGTTTTCAATTCAATAGTCTTGCTAATGAGGCTTGCACACAGATTACAAATGATCCTGTATAATCGAGGAGAATTTGGACCATTTAGACGCAAACATTTATGCAAATATTTATATCTTTTTCAGATACTGTAATGTATGTCTCGCTGTTAGCTGCGTTTTTCTGGCTGAACGCCATGGGCTACTACGTGTGGAGCACTTTTCGTTCACGTAACGTATTTTTACGAGTTACCGACGGCAGAAAATATTGTTACTATTCCACGTACGTTTGGGGTTCAACGGTTTGTATAGCGGGAACCGCGATTTTCGCACACTTTGCTTTAGAAACTACTAAACCCATGGTTGGGGGAACGATATATCCGCCTCAAGAAACGATTGGTTGGCTCGGTATTTCTGTGTTATTTACATCTATTGCACTCACGATATTGGTCGATTTAAGTTTCGTTCTGACGACCGCGAATAGAATTAAACGTATGAGCACGTACGGTCGCATTCATCACAAAATGAAGTATAGCTTTAAAATGTTCGTTTTCTTATTTGTCCTAATGAGCACCGGATGGCTCGCGCTGTTACTGTCGCGGCTCAACTTCGAAGTACTCGTATATTATCAAATTATTATCAATCTGTTTCAAGCAATTTCAATATTATACGTTTGTGTATTCGGTCAAAGGAGAGTTACATTCTTGCTGGGAAAAACATGCAATTGCTGTAATTCGAGAGAAAATATCGAAGGGCTCGACTGGGGCGAAGAAATGACTGCCATTAACGCGGGATATTAAAGACCCGATTTTAAAACAAAGTATTTTATCCAATGATTAAAAATTTCGGTTTcgttttgcattttttttttaacattttgaaaTAAGTATATCAAACGAGACCGAAAATTTTGAATTAAACCGAGTTCTCTTCTAGTATATGTGTTAGACTCTATATGTCAAGTCATGCTTCGCAATAACATGAGCAAACGACAACAAAACATATCAATAATTATGTAAACAGTATTAAATACGctgcaaaattaataaatatccaATCTATTACATCGAAAAATGTAAACTTAAACGTATAAATTTTAATGTAAATGACAACTGAGTAGAATGAGATattgtatataatatttatctGCAAAGTCTCATAAAACTTATCAATGATGCAATATAATTTTCAAGCatacaaattaattaataaaactttAAATCTATCTATTTTAAATATTCACATAACGTTTAATGTTGATGATAGTTCGTGCCTTGAAAGAAAATTACATTTGCCTTATGAAAATGTGCACTTAATCGTGAAATACTCAGTGAATTTATGATACAAAATATATACATAGCATTTCATGAATAGCATTGACACGTCTTTTAtttgttttaataaaagtatcATCTTTCAAataagttttttttatttttaagatgTTTATGTAGTATTTATATTTGTATAGAAATATAACTTTTGTACAAAAGATGTATCATCTTCGATAAATCAACCTCGTTATACTCGAAAAATATATCAATTTGCCATTTTCAATCTAACTTGTTTTCTATTTACTGAGAAAAAACTTTATAGTGCAACTTACCTGTCCAAACAATCCACCTTCGGGACGAGATAATAAATTAGATAACTGACATCGCACCACCAAATGACAATCATCCATAACAGTATTGAAAAATCGTCTGGTTGGCAATAAAGCTTCCAAATCTATTACTAGTTCAAGGAATCTTTCGCAATATCGCACCTTGTCTGGTAAAAGTGGTCCTATTAAAAAATAAGTATTGTATTAGAACATTGTAATGGAGGAATGTTTTTAACTTACAAGttatacatattttttactATCTACTTCATAAGAATGAAAAGTattgtaatgacgaaaaattccAAATAACACATTCTAATATTGATCACATTTTGActattaaaacaattaattaataataatcctTACATgacaaaagttattaaaaataagaagaattctttaaaatgtgtaatttgttattttaatcCTGATGTTCCATATTTTTTAATCAGTCTccttttgtttttaaaaatttgtaccCCATAAAtactttgattaatattttaatcaatTAGTTTGTTATATTACCTTCTTCTGAAATTGTTTCCAATATTGTCATAAATTTAATCATCAGCCTGTGTAAGAATTTACGTTCCCATTCTAGCTTCTCTTTGCATTCAGGATTGTCCTTCTTCCTTATAACTTTCCAGTATTTCCTCCACTTTGGATATTTTCTAAACTCCAATTCTCTACGTCCTTGCTGCAGTGAAATCCACATAGATAATGACACTAATCTTTTTACTTCTTCTCGAACTAATGACACCTCCATGGAATTGAAGCAATGATTCAAAAATACAATTAATGCAGTTTGTTCTTTTAGATCAAAATCCATTATACTATCTTCAAGACATGCTTCTAAAACATTTTGGAAGAACTCTGGAAAATGTTCTGGATTTTTTTCAAATGCTTCCCAAACTTGAACACGTTcgcgaaatttttcatttaccATAACAACAATGGACATAGTATGAGCACGAGTTGCATTGTTTGCATTATAATTTGGCCACAGAAAGTTTTCTAAATATTGACTGAATTCTAACATCATGATTCTCCGAATAGAAAATTTAGATGCACAAATTTCTTGAACATAAATATCTTCTACTATTTGAGGATTAAATGGAAGATGCGAATCTGTTGTGTGAGGTGCCCAATATTTATTTGCAAGCTACAACAAAAAATAGGATAAACGTgtgtatatttatttcattctaAGGAAATCAGAtattttttaacaataaatACCTGAGTTATTCGGTCAGCATTAATCTGCTCGACTGTCGGAGCAGGATTATTGCTTTTAACACTCGCACCGTTTTGATTTTCCATGTTGATTTCGATTAATCTTTTAATATCCACAACATAACCAAACTTACTTTAATACAACGAAAAGATATAGGTTAAGAATTAGATACCGCACTATACATAGCACGACACGTAACAAAAATTACGCGTTTGTGTAATTCGTATATTTGTGATTATCTTACATCGTTTGTTTGATTTTCTACGTAAAATCGTATTAGTTTTAATAAATCACGGTCACTTTTAACTACAAATACGCGGGCTGTCCCATGTTCCGGATGTTCGAGCGATTGATTCGAAATTTCGAAATATTTGAATCGGAAAAGGTTAAGCGTAGTAGCGAACTCTATTGGACGGCGTTATAATTTGATAGTCTCTCGTCAAGGGATATTTCGGATTAGATCGGAAGAAATCGGGTGAGATCGACTGAATGATTCTGTTGCCATTTTTCATTGGTCGCGACAAAGCTCCAATGATTAATGTTGGTTGAAGAGCATTGGCTATATTATATTtggtaatttataattatattaaccTGTTAATTTATAATTGTGAACAAACTAATGTAAAGGAGaagtgtagagaataattcgtataTATTCTCCTTCATTTTTACATAAGGtaagtatgtatttaattttctattgtGTATTCCTTTATTCTGTGGATTAAATCGAATGAAAGATCAACGGCCATTTCTTTTTAAACGTGGGAGATACGCGTTTACAGTcggttttaattttttcatgtaCAATTTTTTAGTACGAGTATAAAATAGTTACAAAGTGGTAATTCATATTCATATTTTATTCTGTTCaagtatattttataataataatttatacagAATGTCGAAATCAAGGAAAAGTAAAACAAGACGCGATAGTGAACAAATAGATGTTAATGTTAAAAGAATAAAGCTGTCAGTGAATGATGACAGTGATACAGAGAACGAGAGTAAAAGCAAAGAAGTGTCTGTCGATATTTCTGAACAATTATTATCGTTGGAACGTAATTTGGCTATTGAGTTAAGAAAGATTACATTCCGTTTACCTGTAGAGTATGTGTATAGTCCACTTGAATACGCATATGATACACATAAAATGTATGTAAAaacgtattgtggtactaccaaAAAGATATTGTTTCTTGGAATGAATCCTGGTCCTTGGGGTATGTCTCAAACTGGTGTTCCATTTGGAGAAATAAGTATGGTTCGCGATTGGTTGAAAATCTGTGGACCAGTTGGAAAACCTGCTAAAGAGCAACCGGATAGAAAAATAACTGGATTTCAATGTAAACGTACTGAGATTAGTGGGAAAAGATTATGGGGTCTTTTCCAAGAGTTATGTGGAAATCCAGAAAAGTTCTTTGAACATGCGTATTTGCATAACTATTGTCCTATTGCATTAATGGACAAAAAAGGCCGTAACATCACACCAGCAGAAATAAAGGCAATATAAGCCTTCTTATAAAATTATGTTCATATATTCAATGTCACACATTTTTAGGGTCCAGAACAAATAAATCTGCAATCTACTTGTGACAAAGCTTTGGCAGATGCAATTCGTCTCTTGAAAGTTGAAATTCTTATTGGTATTGGTGGATATGCAGAGAAACGAGCTTCACTTGTAGTACAGTCTCATAACTTGCATGTTAAGGTAATCATTAATACTTATACATAAAATATATATGCATTGAATTTAGAGTcctttgaatatttataaattttaccACATTTTTAGGTTCTGTGTTTACCCCATCCAAGTCCACGAgctgtaaataataaaaattggagTGAAAAAGCAACAAAAAAGTTGAGTGAATTTGGGTTGCTTGAATGCTTTACCAGTTAGATGCAGTTACTGAAATAGGAAGACTGACAAAAAAACTGCCATATTAAAACTGTGATTTAAACATGAAAGACGTTTTTATACTTGCTGTGTTAGTAATATAGCATGTTTCTACATGCGctataatttacaaatattaaaacaaaaacaaaaaatgtaaTGGATACTATGACGTGGATGGATGTtgcattacaaaaggcaaatgaTTCTTTAAAAGTAGGCGAAGTTCCAGTTGGTTGTTTATTTGTATACAATAACAAACTCATTGCTTTAGGTAACAATACAGTTAACGAAACACGTAATGCAACACGACATGCAGAGATAAACTGTATAGATCAAGTTTTAGAATTCTGTAAAGTAAATAATTTGGACTATAAAAAGGTTTTTCCTGATATTGATGTTATTGTTACTGTAGAACCATGCATAATGTGTACATCAGCATTATATCAACTGCAAGTGCGTAACATTACATACGGTTGCGCAAATGACCGCTTTGGCGGTTGCACTACTGTTTTAGAAATACCTAAAatttacaattcagaaacaaagATAATAAGTGGTGTAAAGGGTGATATAGCAATGATTTTGTTAAAAGAATTTTATAAAGGTACAAATCCAAATGCACCTGAGTCAAAAGTGAAAAAGGaacacaaaccaaaaaaatGCCCAAACATAGAAAGCATATAGTtttcaataatttaaatttcttcaacttgaataatgaataaaaaatttcatgtataaccattttaatatattattaatattgtttgttttgtacttatttataaacatataacaatttttcataataaatgttaagaaatatattttaactTTCGAAATTAAgtactaaaattaattttatttatgaacACCATGAGTGGTCTAGTTCACATTTACCTTGGAACCACCTCACTAGTAATTGATTTCGTAGTGTATAATGCATTAACACCATATTTTTGGTCTGAAAGTAACAATCTTAATTTGTAGAAGTACATTAAGAAAAGGAACGATATTTACTAAAGAAAAACTTACTATAGATGGTGGAAAGACTCTGTGGAAGTCCATTTTATTTTGATGTTCAAGATAACTTTGGGACAGAATGAGTTTAGTTTCATCCGTAAAACACGGGCTACAAAGCTGACATTCTATCCGGAAACAATCTTTACATTCCGCGCAGAGTTCTGGTAACACCACCAAATTTTTATCAGCTACCATCATTTCTAACTCCACCCTACTACTATGATGAAAATAAAAGTTAgaaaaatagttaaaattaTGTTAAAAATACAGTAAATCCTTGAATTACGAGACAGTGCTCCCTTTACTACAATAAGTCATGCGATGGTCTGACCTTTCGTAAGTAGAGGATTTACAGTATTAATAATTTGACTTAAATATTAGATGAATTCATGATAAACAGTGACCTTATTTTCAAGGAATCTTTCTTGATTCTTTGTCCAACGCCGACCAATGCGAATGAATTATATATAACTTGTTCGTAAAGCAATTGGTTCGGCGGATAATGAGCAGAAGACAAATTCGGAGACATATTTGCTTCCATGGTGTAGACATTCAAGTCTTCGTCAAGGGCAAAATCTATTCTAACTAATTCGAAGAAATTCCTTCCATTTCCGAAACGCTTGGCTGCTTCTTTGATGTGATTTTCCTTCAGCAATGCGATTTCCTTTATTGCTTCGAACGCAGAACGCCATACCTTCTCAGGATCTTTCCCCTGCGACCTCACGTACGCATCAAACGTATCTTTCATCGAAAATCCCAAATTAGTGTAATATTGTTTCAGGGATGGAATGTTCCAAATTGGCAGGTAATCGTCGCCTACCACGTACTTATCCAAAATATCCGGATTGAAAGGATAATATTTGATTGGGCAAAATCTGAACAGGACGTCGCCTTTGTACGCGTATACTCTGAGAGGATCGATGGACGTGATCACAGTATATATTCCAATATCAAATTTGTAACCGTCCACGAGAAACGGCCGCTGTATAAATTCTTGCACGAAAGACCCTTCCGCTGTGACGTTTATGTTGCTCGTAGTTTTAACTCTAATACCTCGATGATCATTAGATTTCTCCACGAAAATCTTATCGGGATGGTCGTTAGTGTATCGCAAGAATTCTTGGCGTTGTTCCGGCAATTTGAACGCCGGAAGTATGTACTGACCCTCCGTCGTCGACAAGTCTACTTTATTCGTGATGTATCCACAACCAGGAAAATGATTAACACGCTGATGAGCTTCCAATTTGCTTAAGCTAGAAGATAAAGCTCTGAATGGGTAATCGTGTGCCCACAATAAGTCCCAATTTgaatcactgttacttcgtttaAAACCTAGACGTTCCAATACGGCGTACACGTGTTTCAAGTATCCAGTATCGTTATTTCTCGCATATATCCAATATAACGGTCTCTTTTCTTCTATCTCGATCACTTTTGTACGTACTGTTATTAAACTTTCTTTATAGTggagaaaagaaaagaacaaaCAGTATAAAAGTATTGGACCCACCACtgaatatagaaaaatttttaaaagcacCTTCATTTTCAAACTCATAATTTTAGGGTAGACCATATGATCGGTATCCTGCAAATATAAATTACACGCTTCCGGTAGATGTTCATTATACTAAATGACATTATAAAAGAAACAGTAACGTATATGTTTTACGTGTAAGTATCAAGCATATCCTAGTTCTCGAATATTTTCATTACTCGctacaaatatttataattgataAACTTTACAAACCCATTTCTTGTCTTCTTTTTCCTGTTTCTTCTTCTCTGACATGACTGACCGTATGATtccagtatcatttgtcgatgtaCTTGCGATGAAGCACGGTATATTTGTGTTTAAAACGCAAAGTTGCAACCAACGAAAGTACCGTTGTAATTTTCCCCGCTACGCTGCTCGTCCTTCAAGTGGGGCGTACGTACGAGAACCGGTTCTTATTCATAGATCGTTTACCGTGTCCTCCTTTATCGAACTATTTGTGTCAATACTGATGACCGATTGACGAAGAAACTGAAAGATACAAAAGTCATTTTTATATAACAAGCAGGTGAACAATTTCTTAATTTAACAAGTAATTTATTACAAACGTATTTGTAACTACCCTTTTAGACCTTCCATATCTGTACAAATTTAGATGCGTTAGAAATTACCCGCATTCCGAATTTAAAATCAAGTGCTAATCAATATGTCCAATATCCATTGAAATCGATTACATTAAAAGCATTAGTACACGTACAAGTGTATCACTTTTcatatttcaaaattttgaaAGTGTCGGATATCACTATAGCGCGCTACTCTCTTATGCGCACAACTTCGCGCTGGATTTTAATGGCGCTTCCTGTCTTTTACACTGTTGAAGTGGTGCAGCGAACATCTTTTTAACAGAGAAATGGGTTTTCAAAATATTTGGTACTCGCATCCGCGAAAATATGGACAGGGATCTAGATCTTGGTAATTATAATTACTTTGTATCTTATTATACGACAAAGAAGTACATTTATGTGATGCTTTGCATAAAACATATTCAACCGCGTGTTATTGAAGTTACGCTTTTCCAGTaatgaaaattgaaatattcgtAACGATTATTTAAACCATGGTTGAAAATAATTACGTCATTATTCTACAATGTTTAGATTATACGATAATTGACATTTTAATCAAGTAGAATATATTTTTACATGATGTTGACTATAACCTTAAAATTGGGTTATTGCAAAGTTGCTACAAATGTATCTAATTTacgattctttcttttctttaaatgtttttacatgtatattatttaaaataatttattttacagtCGTGCTTGCGCAAACAGGCATGGATTGATTCGCAAATATGGTTTAAATATTTGTCGACAATGCTTCAGAGAATATGCTGCTGATATTGGTTTCAAGAAGGTATGTTATTGCATTTGTTTTATGCTTGTAATGTATATTTATACCAAAATTGTTTAAATCAATGTATCAGTATTAATATTactaaattaacatatttatttttttagctGGATTGATGGAGATACATTATAACTACAGTTCCCCTCCcccataaaaataaatttaattttggaaATCCTTTAATGCAAagtttaataacattaaatttttTGTTGAGAAGTGGATTGTGTAAATGAATtgagaaacaaaaataaattataatgtatcaatcgtgaattgaaaagagaaatattattatttacatcACATATCTTTGAgttgtaaaattcattttccCAATGGGTTATAAAGATGAATCATACACGAGATTTTACGTTATTGTTTCGCCTATCGTAACAATCTACATTTAATAAGATTTAAAAGAACTTGGTTTTTTCATATAGTTACACCAGTGTTTACATTCTCACCTTTGTACAGTCTAGTAGCTTACCATTGTTGACGACGATTAACCTTTGAATAttacattttaatttataacCTCTATATAATTTTTTGCATTTACTTATTTTCAAATTAACTACATGGAAATGTAGTACCTTAGGCACCGATGAGGTGGCGTTTCTGATATTTTGTATCATCACGAAAGCACGTGGCCTTCATACTGTCTGCATTCTGTAGCATCGATGTAGAAGCAACGTCGTTGCTGGCATTTTATTATTTACCTCAAAGCTCTGCTTACAAAAATTCTAGGATACATACATAAGAATTTAGTTGTAGTTATTAGATACATTACAATATGTATTCTTTACAAGATTCATTACTATTTACTAATAAAGTTGTTTGTGGTGCAGCAACGTATATTTGGCAATCAATTCCAACGGTAAGTAACGTATCTTTGTGTAAAGAAAGTAAACGTTTGCTCATAGGTAAGCACGTGTGTAATCCACTGTTACTGAAAAAAAGATAGCATTTTGCTATTACAAATTTGCTGCCTTTTAATGTGTAAATGTACTTCGTTTAtaacaaattttgttttctattaTCTTTTTATAATAACGTGTTTACTATAAAATagtaatataaatttatattttaacaatTATCAAATAATACATTATGTTATTATAGGGTTAGTATTCTATACAAATTTTGTATGAAAAACTAACCTTTATATTGATAAAAGAAAGGTAATAtaacatacatacatatgtaaaaaaaaaaaatttgtaattattgtATTTGTTCCTAGATACGAAATACCGTACTTAATAAGCCACAGGTAGAAACAAATAATATGTTGCCTTTATGGAAATTAACTACAACAAGACCATATATGATCTTTGCTGGCATTAGTGGAGCAAGTGCTGTTATTATTGGTGCTTATTTTGCACACAGTAAGATCAATGATTAGTTTTACATATTTAATATGATAtagtataataaaatatttaagaatCATAAACAATTGTAGAAATATATGTATGCACTGCATGTACaagataaaattttatattttaattaacacTTTGAAGAAATGCTTACATCTtaatatacaattttaaattttagtttATATCAGTGAAATATTTGTATAGAATACTTTTCAAGTCATTATTGTTTCAGGCAAAAATCCAAAGGGCTCTATTGAAAAAAGAGAAATCATTGAAACTGCCAATCGTTATCATTTTTTCCATTCACTAGCATTGTTAGGTTTACCACTTTGTAGAAAGCCGTTCCTGGTATGTTTGATTTTAGTAGAATGTAAAGAATGTTGTAATTTTATAATcaactttatattttttattgttatttagacTGGAACATTCCTAATTTCTGGAATAGTACTGTTTTGtggaacaaattactattccgcACATACGGATGACAAACAATTTAATAAAGTTATACCAGTAGGAGGAGTATGTTTCATATTGGGATGGTTGAGTATGTGTCTTTAATTTTCAAAGAAACGTGAGATCATatgaaaatgaaagaaaaatagcACAAAATGATAGAAATTAAGAATCGATAATATTATTTGTATACTATGCTTAAAAGTGATTATATTAAAGTATTtgtattttcaaataaaatctttttgtaatttaaaatgatttttaatacacgtGTCACTTACGAAACATACTGTACGGGAAAAATATTTTGCCGGCAAACacgttttttatatttattgaaaTCTACTAAGAAAACATTTTGATTTGAATAAAATGAAACTTGTTTATACTAATAGATTGATATAA
The Colletes latitarsis isolate SP2378_abdomen chromosome 14, iyColLati1, whole genome shotgun sequence DNA segment above includes these coding regions:
- the Mthl5 gene encoding G-protein coupled receptor Mth-like 5 encodes the protein MYCLASVLIAVVVGSLGTNHPRTVIAFANGKINLINVAKCCELKELLVDDTCTPLAETNETEWRPEFVEEKVNGISRSRQVEPKYQLKIGRPKCQPNERQWKVYDTGEDRLAILTTGVLRHYTTDPTKKTNENKGVYGLDSTVSMDEDDLDTVSIHYDYQFGHYCADKASLTRDRLVTTYAMICVPDVVVTWSDTNYLMRHAIDPAFHAISIASYLIVAVVYFVLPQLRDLVGNMITSMTLCLIAGQCASMVRIFTEFGNHISFMVADTVMYVSLLAAFFWLNAMGYYVWSTFRSRNVFLRVTDGRKYCYYSTYVWGSTVCIAGTAIFAHFALETTKPMVGGTIYPPQETIGWLGISVLFTSIALTILVDLSFVLTTANRIKRMSTYGRIHHKMKYSFKMFVFLFVLMSTGWLALLLSRLNFEVLVYYQIIINLFQAISILYVCVFGQRRVTFLLGKTCNCCNSRENIEGLDWGEEMTAINAGY
- the Smug gene encoding single-strand-selective monofunctional uracil-DNA glycosylase; its protein translation is MSKSRKSKTRRDSEQIDVNVKRIKLSVNDDSDTENESKSKEVSVDISEQLLSLERNLAIELRKITFRLPVEYVYSPLEYAYDTHKMYVKTYCGTTKKILFLGMNPGPWGMSQTGVPFGEISMVRDWLKICGPVGKPAKEQPDRKITGFQCKRTEISGKRLWGLFQELCGNPEKFFEHAYLHNYCPIALMDKKGRNITPAEIKGPEQINLQSTCDKALADAIRLLKVEILIGIGGYAEKRASLVVQSHNLHVKVLCLPHPSPRAVNNKNWSEKATKKLSEFGLLECFTS
- the LOC143350379 gene encoding tRNA-specific adenosine deaminase 2 gives rise to the protein MDTMTWMDVALQKANDSLKVGEVPVGCLFVYNNKLIALGNNTVNETRNATRHAEINCIDQVLEFCKVNNLDYKKVFPDIDVIVTVEPCIMCTSALYQLQVRNITYGCANDRFGGCTTVLEIPKIYNSETKIISGVKGDIAMILLKEFYKGTNPNAPESKVKKEHKPKKCPNIESI
- the Ttll15 gene encoding tubulin tyrosine ligase-like 15 isoform X1, with the protein product MSEKKKQEKEDKKWDTDHMVYPKIMSLKMKVLLKIFLYSVVGPILLYCLFFSFLHYKESLITVRTKVIEIEEKRPLYWIYARNNDTGYLKHVYAVLERLGFKRSNSDSNWDLLWAHDYPFRALSSSLSKLEAHQRVNHFPGCGYITNKVDLSTTEGQYILPAFKLPEQRQEFLRYTNDHPDKIFVEKSNDHRGIRVKTTSNINVTAEGSFVQEFIQRPFLVDGYKFDIGIYTVITSIDPLRVYAYKGDVLFRFCPIKYYPFNPDILDKYVVGDDYLPIWNIPSLKQYYTNLGFSMKDTFDAYVRSQGKDPEKVWRSAFEAIKEIALLKENHIKEAAKRFGNGRNFFELVRIDFALDEDLNVYTMEANMSPNLSSAHYPPNQLLYEQVIYNSFALVGVGQRIKKDSLKISSRVELEMMVADKNLVVLPELCAECKDCFRIECQLCSPCFTDETKLILSQSYLEHQNKMDFHRVFPPSITKNMVLMHYTLRNQLLVRWFQGKCELDHSWCS
- the Ttll15 gene encoding tubulin tyrosine ligase-like 15 isoform X2: MSEKKKQEKEDKKWDTDHMVYPKIMSLKMKVLLKIFLYSVVGPILLYCLFFSFLHYKESLITVRTKVIEIEEKRPLYWIYARNNDTGYLKHVYAVLERLGFKRSNSDSNWDLLWAHDYPFRALSSSLSKLEAHQRVNHFPGCGYITNKVDLSTTEGQYILPAFKLPEQRQEFLRYTNDHPDKIFVEKSNDHRGIRVKTTSNINVTAEGSFVQEFIQRPFLVDGYKFDIGIYTVITSIDPLRVYAYKGDVLFRFCPIKYYPFNPDILDKYVVGDDYLPIWNIPSLKQYYTNLGFSMKDTFDAYVRSQGKDPEKVWRSAFEAIKEIALLKENHIKEAAKRFGNGRNFFELVRIDFALDEDLNVYTMEANMSPNLSSAHYPPNQLLYEQVIYNSFALVGVGQRIKKDSLKISRVELEMMVADKNLVVLPELCAECKDCFRIECQLCSPCFTDETKLILSQSYLEHQNKMDFHRVFPPSITKNMVLMHYTLRNQLLVRWFQGKCELDHSWCS
- the Rps29 gene encoding ribosomal protein S29; this translates as MGFQNIWYSHPRKYGQGSRSCRACANRHGLIRKYGLNICRQCFREYAADIGFKKLD
- the LOC143350380 gene encoding transmembrane protein 256; amino-acid sequence: MYSLQDSLLFTNKVVCGAATYIWQSIPTIRNTVLNKPQVETNNMLPLWKLTTTRPYMIFAGISGASAVIIGAYFAHSKNPKGSIEKREIIETANRYHFFHSLALLGLPLCRKPFLTGTFLISGIVLFCGTNYYSAHTDDKQFNKVIPVGGVCFILGWLSMCL